In the genome of Deinococcus deserti VCD115, one region contains:
- the rpmE gene encoding 50S ribosomal protein L31: MKKDIHPKAVPTKIIYQGKVVMETLSTRPEIHVDVWSGVHPFWTGEERFVDTEGRVDKFNKRFGDSYRNKKK, from the coding sequence ATGAAGAAAGACATCCACCCCAAAGCAGTTCCTACCAAGATCATCTACCAGGGTAAGGTCGTCATGGAAACCCTGAGCACCCGCCCCGAGATCCACGTGGATGTCTGGAGCGGCGTTCACCCCTTCTGGACCGGCGAAGAGCGCTTCGTGGACACCGAAGGCCGCGTGGACAAGTTCAACAAGCGTTTCGGCGACAGCTACCGCAACAAAAAGAAATAA
- a CDS encoding ADP-ribosylglycohydrolase family protein, producing MPDNTLSTLLSLCAADALGAATEFKTPEVIQARYALPFDHYQEGSVFGFAPGEATDDSQMTVATLLGYARGEGTSGVWKALQDWLAAGPPDVGSLTGAALRRAGPDGGVHAWEASNFHSAGNGGLMRVAAAWIAGFRDEALARESAVLTALTHADPRCVHASVALTACMEALSSGASYTDAATHSLRVMNALNAEAVLMDAGLFSSTTLRAHRAFRERDREARAAVSSRVRAGLDGVLTSQSGFVLDTLEAALKHASAASWLACVQPAVLLGDDSDTVACVVGALAGARGLPVPEPLLPPLRLGHSWPGWHREWLCLDHLPGIVQAARQG from the coding sequence GTGCCGGACAACACGCTGTCTACGCTGCTTTCGCTGTGTGCCGCTGACGCACTGGGCGCCGCCACCGAGTTCAAGACCCCCGAGGTCATTCAGGCGCGCTACGCCCTGCCTTTCGACCACTACCAGGAAGGCAGCGTCTTCGGGTTCGCGCCGGGCGAGGCCACCGACGACAGTCAGATGACCGTCGCCACGCTTCTTGGTTACGCCCGTGGCGAAGGAACGTCGGGCGTCTGGAAGGCCCTGCAGGACTGGCTGGCCGCCGGGCCACCGGATGTGGGCAGCCTGACAGGCGCGGCTTTGCGCCGCGCGGGCCCGGACGGAGGCGTGCACGCCTGGGAGGCCAGTAACTTTCACAGTGCTGGAAATGGCGGCCTGATGCGCGTGGCTGCCGCGTGGATCGCGGGCTTCCGGGACGAGGCCCTGGCACGAGAGTCGGCGGTGCTGACTGCCCTGACGCATGCGGACCCACGATGTGTGCATGCCTCTGTGGCTCTGACCGCCTGCATGGAGGCTCTGTCCAGCGGCGCTTCCTACACTGACGCCGCAACCCACAGCCTGCGGGTCATGAACGCCCTGAATGCGGAGGCCGTGCTGATGGACGCCGGACTGTTCAGCAGCACCACGCTGCGGGCACACAGGGCATTCCGTGAGCGCGACCGGGAGGCCCGCGCTGCGGTGAGCAGCCGTGTGCGCGCGGGGCTTGATGGAGTCCTCACTTCCCAGAGCGGCTTCGTGCTCGATACCCTGGAGGCCGCTCTAAAGCACGCCAGCGCGGCCTCATGGCTGGCCTGCGTGCAACCTGCGGTGCTGCTGGGTGACGACAGCGACACGGTCGCGTGCGTGGTTGGCGCCCTTGCCGGTGCACGTGGCCTCCCTGTGCCTGAGCCGCTTCTTCCCCCCTTGCGGCTGGGGCACAGCTGGCCCGGGTGGCACCGGGAATGGCTGTGTCTGGACCATTTGCCTGGCATTGTCCAGGCTGCCCGCCAGGGCTGA
- a CDS encoding thymidine kinase → MLKSPYSGGHLEVIVGPMFSGKSEELIRRVTRALIARQRVQVFKPAVDDRYHESAVASHAGRTVGALAVGDVADIRAHLSGEAPLLQASAEMPDVIGIDEVQFFGPELVPLALELADAGVRVILAGLDLDFRAEPFGCMPDLLARAESVEKLTAICTQCGAPATRSQRLISGEPARFDDPVVLVGALESYEARCRLHHVVTR, encoded by the coding sequence GTGCTGAAGTCCCCCTATTCCGGCGGTCACCTGGAGGTCATTGTCGGTCCGATGTTCAGCGGGAAAAGCGAGGAACTGATCCGCCGCGTCACCCGCGCCCTGATCGCCCGGCAACGTGTGCAGGTGTTCAAGCCCGCCGTGGACGACCGCTACCACGAGTCAGCGGTGGCCAGCCACGCCGGACGCACCGTCGGAGCACTGGCGGTGGGTGACGTGGCGGACATCCGCGCCCACCTCAGCGGTGAGGCTCCGCTGCTCCAGGCGTCCGCCGAGATGCCGGACGTGATCGGTATTGACGAGGTGCAGTTTTTCGGCCCGGAGCTGGTGCCGCTGGCCCTGGAACTGGCCGACGCCGGTGTACGCGTCATCCTGGCTGGCCTGGATCTGGACTTCCGTGCCGAGCCGTTCGGCTGCATGCCGGACCTGCTGGCCCGCGCCGAGAGTGTCGAAAAGCTGACTGCCATCTGCACGCAGTGCGGCGCGCCGGCAACCCGGTCCCAACGCCTGATCAGCGGCGAACCGGCCCGCTTCGACGATCCGGTGGTGCTGGTCGGCGCGCTGGAAAGTTACGAGGCACGCTGCCGGCTGCACCATGTCGTGACCCGCTGA